From the genome of Glycine soja cultivar W05 chromosome 14, ASM419377v2, whole genome shotgun sequence:
GGTGCACGGTTTCTTAGTACTAACCGGCTACTACCTCTAATTCATTAAGGACTAAGGGAAAATAGCTTGCCCTCTCACTGACTTGACTAAGAAAGATGGGTTTAAATGGGGAGACTCGGAAcaaacaaattttgaatttttgaagtAAAAAATGACTATAGGGCCGATCTTAGTGCTACCTAACTTCAGTTAGGAATTCGTCATAGAGAGCAATGCTTTAGGCCACGATTTAGGGGCTATTTTAATTCAGCATGGACGACTAGTGGCATATTTTAGCAAGGCACTCAAGGACATAAATTTAACCAAGTCAGCCTATGAAAAAGAACTTATGGTAGTGGCGTTGGCAATTAAACATTGACGACATTATTTGTTGGGACGCAAATTCACTATGTGTACTGATCAGAAGAGTTTACATCAATTTCTTCAATAGTGGATAACTACTATGGATCAACAAAATTGGGTTGCTAAGTTGTTGGGTTATCGTTTTGACATCATCTATAAGTCAGGCCTAGAAAATAGAGGGGCTGACGCATTGTCTCAAATGTATGAAGAAGGGGAATTGAAAGCTATGGCACACCACCCCATATGACCAGAGGGCAAGGCAGTTATTGAAGAAGTCCACCATGATGACATCCTTCGCAACATCATTGAGGCCTTGCAACAGAACAAAGACACCAAACCTGGTTACTCTTATAGGGGTGGTGTGCTTCTCTACAAAGGAAGGTTGGTCATTTCAACCTACATTGCTCAAGGAATATCACTCCACTCCTTAGGGTGGCCATTTTGGGTTCTATCGCACGTATAGGAGACTCGGAGAAAATTTATTCTGGATGGGCATCAAGAAAGATGTCCAAGACTTTGTTAAGAAATGTGATGTTTGTCAACGTCAAAAGTATTTAGTGGTGGCTCTTGGGGCTTACTACAACCTCTAAACATTCCCAACCAGATTTGGGAAGAATTTTCTATGGATTTCATTACTAGGCTCCCCAAATCCAAAGGATACACTGCAATTCTTGTGGTTGTGGATTGTCTGTTAAAATACAGTAACTTCATCCCATTAAAGCATCACTACATAGCAAAGACGCtggctgagattttcactatggAGGTGATCTGTTTACATGGAGTTATGGCATCCATTTTGAGTGACAAAGATCCCATCTTTGCTAGTGGTTTCTAGAAGGAACTGTTCAAGTTGTGATAAATGCTAATTATGAGTATTCGGGGCTAAATTATAGaggaatttataatttttctcttctaatttttcatttttgagcaaataattgttaaactAATTTAGAAGTCCACTAAtctgcacctataaaagaagaagagagaagaaggaaactAAAATTCCAACATAATACAATTTCTTATAGAAGGTtagaagaaagagaaacaagCAATGAAAGTCATTCCTTCCCTCTattccctttcttatcttttcccccctttattaaatatttccctcttgcaattgtaaagccttcatgacaatgagaggttaaaccctctttgttgggaacttggcaaccaactactcttgatgtaatttctcttcctatctatttataatattacatttgcattatcctttttggtgcttaatattattgcttgtggcttgatcacccatttgcatggtaagttttaggaATAGCGctgaaaaatgttattttctaatagaactggAAAATGGTATCTAAATAAAGTTATCACTAGAGAtatgttgatatttgtttagctagttatacatctttattcttaatgcaatttactattttagctctataaagggatttgggagagaaaataaataaattaggctTTTTCATGTGGGGGCCAAAGTTATAGTATATTAGTAGATGCAGGTTTAAATCGATCTGCTTCGTCAACCACGACATAACAAAGATGCTTCAACGACAACTTGTTGACATGGTCCACTAGCCTTTCAGGGGTCGCTACCAATATGTCGACCTTGCTTTGGAACCACAACGGAGACAAAAATCCAGGATTTGGACCGTCGTCTTCTCCAGGTAGATAAATGAGGCTAGAAAGCTCGTGGCGAAGCAAAGATTGACCAGTAGCCAAGCAAATATGGAGACCCAACAGTGATGCAAAGGCGTCGAAGACGAGCTTAACCTGCAAAGCAAGGTCGCGGGTGGGAACTACAACCAAAGCACAGAGGTGGCCACCGGTGTCGGTGGACAAGTTTTAAACGATGGGAAGAGCATAGGCCAAAGTTTTGCCACTTCCGATGGGTGATTTTATGCAAAGGTCTTGCTCAAAGTCACCCGGTCCAATCGTTTCTTGCCAAAGTGTGACCTGAACCGGGAACAGCTTCGAGATTCCCATGTTCTCCTCCAGTACCGACTGTAACCTAGTTGTGAAGTGGAATTAATCAATTTGAGATGAGATagcaaaattgaaattaatggGTGGAGGAGTACCTGCGTTTCATCAAAGGAACACTACAAACAGGGAGTTCTTGACAGCGAGTGATGTCGACAGGGTGGCGCATCCATGGCACAACCGCCACACTTGGCTGCTGCTTTTCTTCCTCCATTCTTTCCAAAAACCCTAAACCTTTCGTTGCATGCACCTTATTTGATGTTGGGTCGGACATAAATcatctcttctttttttattcatacaaTCACATTATAGAAGCCAAAGCCAATCAGTTACTCCTATTGCAAAATTGGTAtgacaataacaaaataaatacaagtgTATCACCTAATGCTtaactataaaatataagaactttAATAACGAGAAATACTTGAAAATgtagaaatataaaatttgggatttcaataactttttttgtCAAAACCCCAGCATatatagttttcaataaatttgggATACCagtcatttttatttcaaagttttttaatacaagtttttttaaacataaaataagcTAATCTAGTCTAAACTTTAAACACGCTACTCATCCAAAGATGAAAAAGTTCTTTCAGAACAAGTTTTCCATAATGTCAAGTCTAAAAGGAGAGAACATTTAGCACAAAGTTTGAAACATTTACTATTTGTTCAGAGTGAATCAAAATGTACCTTCTTACCCGTTGATGTTTTAGACTAGAAAACTCCTTGATACCAATTTTCAGATCACCAAAACAATTTAACAATTTGCAGAGATGATGTGTTGATTCTACAGATCTTGTAAAAACTATGCAATTTTCTTCTCCTAGGGATTTCAAAAGGGC
Proteins encoded in this window:
- the LOC114383845 gene encoding DEAD-box ATP-dependent RNA helicase 1-like: MEEEKQQPSVAVVPWMRHPVDITRCQELPVCSVPLMKRRLQSVLEENMGISKLFPVQVTLWQETIGPGDFEQDLCIKSPIGSGKTLAYALPIVKLVFDAFASLLGLHICLATGQSLLRHELSSLIYLPGEDDGPNPGFLSPLWFQSKVDILVATPERLVDHVNKLSLKHLCYVVVDEADRFKPASTNIL